In the genome of Leguminivora glycinivorella isolate SPB_JAAS2020 chromosome 21, LegGlyc_1.1, whole genome shotgun sequence, one region contains:
- the LOC125237535 gene encoding eukaryotic translation initiation factor 3 subunit A-like produces the protein MKQTTKMTTRRDVIMARMKQLQEELKLANEFNKKLLQEQEESEQEIERVVRTNTSLKNQLANQDVEYEDLQGQRDELQAVVERFQHCQEIHEQALQRIRDLEQQLQESDSKRYCKYCSGNSAPAENNLNPSSGYPVCMDSPAPARRRPAAPHSPALRAALAAPGSPALRALFAPRPSPAPAPAPAPSPRREPEPAARRPVPPSPAVAAPAPSPPSLLRLALERLTVEPEPRSPAPTPSSLLRLALERLTVEPEPRPPAPSPARASSAAPAPAPGAPRARSRDPPRSTVIYSDAIGAGLGVLLGECLRQSVTNVCLRGASVESVVRRLARDKFDSGTTLIIHLGDSVGVKRSHVGSLIRTLSDIERHGIYKIILCSFPYSDSVSHEHNVRVSELNSMLYNATCYESAYHFIDLNIMYKRNNYRFRLRDNYLNVPRNCKVTTAKLLAYNVEPGFFDISASGNGAGRAASAGACAASPAGRPQHLN, from the exons ATGAAACAAACTACTAAGATGACAACACGTCGGGATGTGATAATGGCTAGAATGAAGCAACTACAGGAAGAACTTAAATTAGCTAATGAGTTCAACAAAAAGCTCCTTCAGGAACAGGAGGAGAGTGAGCAGGAGATTGAGCGTGTTGTGAGAACAAACACAAGCCTCAAAAATCAGCTAGCCAATCAAGATGTCGAGTATGAAGACCTGCAAGGACAACGAGATGAACTCCAGGCAGTCGTAGAAAGGTTCCAGCATTGCCAAGAGATACATGAGCAGGCATTACAACGCATCCGGGACCTCGAGCAACAACTGCAGGAGTCGGATTCAAAACGGTATTGCAAGTATTGCTCCGGGAACTCCGCTCCGGCTGAAaacaatttaa ATCCATCGAGCGGGTACCCGGTGTGCATGGACTCGCCTGCGCCTGCTCGGCGGCGCCCCGCCGCGCCGCACTCGCCGGCGCTCCGTGCCGCGCTGGCGGCGCCGGGGTCGCCCGCGCTGCGTGCCTTGTTCGCGCCGCGCCCGagccccgcgcccgcgcccgcgcccgcgccctctCCGCGCCGCGAGCCCGagcccgccgcccgccgccctGTCCCGCCGAGCCCCGCCGTCGCCGCGCCGGCTCCGTCGCCGCCGAGCCTCCTGCGGCTGGCTCTCGAGCGGCTGACCGTCGAGCCTGAGCCGCGGTCGCCGGCCCCGACACCGTCGAGCCTCCTGCGGCTGGCTTTGGAGCGGCTGACCGTCGAGCCTGAGCCTCGGCCGCCGGCCCCGTCGCCGGCGCGCGCGTCGAGCGCGGCGCCCGCCCCGGCGCCCGGCGCTCCGCGCGCTCGGAGCCGGGACCCTCCGCGGTCGACGGTCATCTATTCTGACGCAATCGGGGCCGGCCTCGGCGTGCTGCTGGGTGAATGTCTCCGGCAAAGTGTAACAAATGTGTGTTTGCGTGGTGCCTCCGTCGAATCGGTCGTGCGCCGCCTGGCGAGGGACAAGTTTGACAGTGGCACCACTCTGATTATACACCTCGGCGATAGTGTGGGTGTGAAGAGATCTCACGTGGGATCCCTCATACGCACGCTGTCCGACATTGAGCGACAtggaatttataaaattattttatgctcTTTTCCGTATTCCGACTCTGTTTCCCATGAGCACAACGTTAGAGTGTCGGAGTTAAATTCCATGTTGTACAATGCGACTTGTTACGAAAGCGCTTACCATTTTATTGATCTGAACATTATgtataaaagaaataattaccGTTTTAGACTAAGagataattatttgaatgtacCACGGAATTGTAAAGTGACGACAGCAAAATTACTAGCTTACAACGTAGAACCGGGGTTTTTTGACATTTCGGCCAGTGGCAACGGTGCCGGCCGCGCGGCGAGCGCCGGCGCGTGCGCAGCCTCCCCCGCGGGCCGCCCACAGCATTTAAACTGA